aaacaaattaattagtttttttgttcaaaaaccaaaaaattttttttaaaaaaaaaaaaataataacataaataaataaataaataattacttttttgGTAAAGGAAGTTTCTAAAGGAATCATCTTTTTCAAAGATTGGTGGATCAGGTAATGGTGGGCCATAGTTTGGAACTTCATCtctatttgaaattgaaactctatatttaattttatttgatggtgttggagaatttgaattgattgtTGGGGATGtggttgtagtagttgttgtggttgttgttaaGGATGGTGATGGTTGTTCACCAACTACtctattttcatcatttgaaataCCAATTGTTGTTTTACTATTACcaacaaaatttttaattggttgaattaaaataataatttctaaaaataaaaaaaatagtaaaattaatatttatatacacATATACACacatatatacatataaaactatttaataaaattataattccaaaatttataaaatatacatacgagttgattttgatttaatacaGTTTGGTGACATTGGTTTTGAACcatcattaaatattataacaACTCTATCTAATGATATTAACTTTCTTCTTTCAGATTGTTTTGGATCACTTGGAAAGAATGGTAACATTGTTGCAACATGATACATTACCTCAACATCATTAATTTGTGAATAAATTGAATGTGTGCCATGtgaattatcttttttaataaattaaaaaaaaaaaaaaaaaaaaaaaaaatatgttaatactaataataattgaaaaaaaaaaaaaaaaagatttgaattaattaaatcttacTTTTAATATCTAAGCCACCattgaattttgaaaaatcttttaattctacTTTTTCAcccaaaaaatttaaaaaatcattatattCTTGAGAAACATTTGAGCTGATATTTTTAAGcatatcattatcatcacgTTGAGACTCTTTGCAATAGAGTAGAGCAGATTTAAtaactttattaaattctggTTCACAAACTTTTACTAACTCTTcttgaattgatttatctGTAACTTTACATAGAGGTACCTTTGTTAATTCTGGACGGACACTTGTAATAACATTCAATGATGTTGGTCTCATTTTAAGGAATGatcttgttgtttttgatttttgtaaTGAATCTTTATTTGCTCTTACCTCTTCAAATCCTTTTTCAGTACAAACTAATAAATAGAAATCATCTGATGAATTACCAACCTTTTTAATACAAACTAAAATTGGACCATTAGGTGAACTTAAACTCATAAACGTTTTATGAGGTTTACCATAGAATTGTTGTTTATATATTGATGCcataactttattattatcattattattgttattttgattgaaattattattccaATTTGTTTCTCCATCAGTTACACCACCTTCAATTCTATATCCTTCACAATGtgaaaacatttttatttaaaatatatatatatatatatattttattttatattattactttttttttatttatttttaattattgttttattattttattattattattattttttatttattttttatttctaattttatattattacttttttttttttttttttttttcttattaaatcaatttatgtATATGTGttgggattttttttttatttttatttttattttaatttttttttttattcttttttttttattttttttattgttttttttgatatgtttttaaaataattttataaaaaattctaaatgTGGAATGaaatgtttaattaattattttatttgaacaatataaaatttttatatatactaattttgattaataattgatagtTTTTCTATgagtgttattattataattttcaaaaaaaaaaaaataataaaaacaattgatattggggtccaaaaaaaaaaaaaaagataatactgatgaaaatattgatgttttaaaataaaaaaatgtaataattgatttatttttaaatattaattttaataataataataaaaataataataacaaaaaaaaaaaaaaaaaaccttaatgttggaattgatttatttttaaatattaattttaataataataataaataaaaataaatttaaaaaaaaaaaaaaaaaaaaaaaaaaaaaaaaaaaaatattattatcacaaaCTGACACTCCCCcttttaaatctatttttgTCACtcactaaaaaaataataaaaataaaaaaataaaaaaaataaaaaaaaataaaaaaaaaacacacacacacacacaactAAACCCACAAAGATAATGCACAAAAGCattaatttccattttttttttttttttttttttttttttttttttttgtttgggttaaatgatattaatatata
This region of Dictyostelium discoideum AX4 chromosome 3 chromosome, whole genome shotgun sequence genomic DNA includes:
- the rapgapB gene encoding RapGAP/RanGAP domain-containing protein encodes the protein MFSHCEGYRIEGGVTDGETNWNNNFNQNNNNNDNNKVMASIYKQQFYGKPHKTFMSLSSPNGPILVCIKKVGNSSDDFYLLVCTEKGFEEVRANKDSLQKSKTTRSFLKMRPTSLNVITSVRPELTKVPLCKVTDKSIQEELVKVCEPEFNKVIKSALLYCKESQRDDNDMLKNISSNVSQEYNDFLNFLGEKVELKDFSKFNGGLDIKNNSHGTHSIYSQINDVEVMYHVATMLPFFPSDPKQSERRKLISLDRVVIIFNDGSKPMSPNCIKSKSTQIIILIQPIKNFVGNSKTTIGISNDENRVVGEQPSPSLTTTTTTTTTTSPTINSNSPTPSNKIKYRVSISNRDEVPNYGPPLPDPPIFEKDDSFRNFLYQKMVGGAASLRNTPAFTSKNSEKASALINVISKYSTKGMEQI